The DNA window ATTGGTCTCCCCGTAGCCCGTTTGTGTGCAGCCATTCATTGTAGGCGGTGGTGAAGCTTTTCAGGGGCGTTGACGCCGCAATATCCACCATATAGTTTTCCTCGATGAATTGGGCGAGCGTGTCGCATTCGCGGACATATTCATTGAGCGCGGTTTTGACCCGATCGGGTTTGTTCATGCCATGTTCACGGTAGGCGATCCATCCTTCCACGATCCACGCCAGGATGGCGTTTTTCTCTTCCAATAGCCGTTCCTCATAGCGTTCTACACGGTCGGATTCGGGGATGGTGACATTGAATGGAATCGGACAGATCCGCCGTAGCAGCCCGCCGTCATTGACGTTGAAAGCCGGTTTGTGGTTTGAACGGATCCACAGCTTGTGCGATGGCGTGAAAGACGTCACGCTCTTGTAGATGCGTTTGGCGCTGATCTCGTCGCGGCTGGCAAGCTGTTTGACCATCATGTCGTTATAGCTTGCGCGGTCGGAGATTTCGTTGCTTGTGGCAAATCTGGCGCCTTTGAGCCGGGCGAGATTTTCCAGAGCGATCCGCTGATCCGCCCGGTTTGAACTGATGAGGATGGATGGATCGATCTCGCGGTGATAATCCGCAAAGATGCGCCTCAGCGTCTCGAAAAAGGTCGTCTTGCCATTTGCGCCGCCGCCATGGGCGAAAAAAGCAGCTCTTCATGCACATTTCCGCTCAGAGACAAGCCCACCGCCTTTTGGACGAAACCGATCAGCTCTTGGTCATCCTCAAAAACCCGCGCCAAAAACGCTTTCCACCGGGGACACCGCGCACCCTCTTCAATCGAGGCGTTCATCCGTTTGAGCATATAGAAGCTGCGAATCTCGGCAGGCTCGGTGATCACCTGCTTCGATGCGCAATCAAAGACGCCGCCATTAAAGGCGATCAAATTTGCACGCGCGTCCATATCGCTTTCTTTCATGCTGATTGCACCGCAGACGCACAAGTGGGAATAGATCGCGTTTAGAGTGCGGTTGTTGGAGAGCTTTTTCACCAGCGGACTGCAATGCCCATTTCCCCGAGACATCGCCGTGAGCATGCTCTTAAGCAGCGCGAGATCGTCATAAACCGCCTGATGGGTGGATTCCCTTGTCCAATGATCTTCGCACCAGAGAATCCACTCGCTGCTGTCTCTGATATAGCGGTGTCTTTCGCCAAACTGCCTGATGAATAGATCCGCGATCGTGGCGTCGTCGCTATTCAATATCTGGTGGGGCTCGAAGCGGGGTGTCGGATCAGCAGCCATATTTCTCTCCAATGTAAAAAAGAGAGGCGATGGTGACACTGCGGGTATGGCGAAAACCGCGCCAAGCTTTGTCGATCTCGCGCTGCGTGTCTTGATAGTGAGGATTGTCTATGAACATATCCCACAAGGTCTTGCCACCCTCGCCAAAGCCCGCATATAATGCCATTCCGAGCTTGATCCAATCATGGTAGTCCATGCGGATTTGCGCAAGCTGACGAACGATGCCCTCGGCTCTGGCATAGTCTTCTTCTTTGGGTGAATGGGTGAACGGCAAATTGAGAATTGGTGAGCCGGTGAACGGCAAATTGAGAATTGAGAATTGGTGAACGGGTGAGCAGGCTCTGCACCCGTCATTCCAGCGAAGGCTGGAATCCAAGTCTTTTCTCTCATCTCTCATAATTCTCAATTCTCAATTCTCAATTTATCGTTCACCCGTTCACCAATTCTCAATTCTCAATTCTCAATTCTCAATTTATCGTTCACCCGTTCACCAATTCTCAATTCTCAATTCTCAATTCTCAATTTATCCTTCACCTGTTCACCAACAAACATCTCTCTGCCGCGTAAGGCACTATATATAGAGGGCATTGACGCTCTCAAATATATCAAACCGGAGGACTTTATGAAAGTCAAATTCAAGTATGGCATCGCCACCTACTCGGGCACCTTGGACGAGATGACCTATGGCAGCTATCGCAGCGGACGCCTTTGCATCGGACGCAGATGGGTCATGCCCTCGCTCACTGTGCAAAACAAAACCATCGGCAGTGTTCGGCAAAAACATCGCTGACCTCTTCCACGGGATCAACGCCCTTTACAAGACTGATCTCAAGACTTATGCAAAGCGCAACGGCATGCAAAACGTGCCCGGATCAATGCTTCCGCCCAACGCCTTTGCGATCTGGAACAAGCTGCTTTGGGCTTGGGCTGAAAGCGAGGATCCGCACCTCGATCTGAGAGCTTTGACCATCGAGGACATCGAGACCGGCGGAGAGAAGATCGCCACCGTCGCAAACGCCATCAACAACGGTCTGCTCAAGCGGATCGGCAAGTATGACGACCTGACCGCCACCCTCTGATGTGCGTCTTCAACGAGGCATTATCATGGATCAAACTCTGCTTAAGGCACTTGCAAAGGAGCTTGCTGCTCGCGTCAATCGCATGGTCAATATTCCGCTTATACCGGAAGATCAAGAGCAGGTATTCTTCGAAATGATCATGGAGATCATCCTTGACTGGGTATTGAAGGCGCTCGGTTGGGAAACCATCAAAAGGCTCGCAAAAAACGTCGCAATCAAAACCAAGCGATGATCTTGGAGAACAATCACCCGGCGGAGGCTTCGGTCTCCGCTTTTTTTATTTCAATCAGAGCGGTCGTTTACGGCTCAAAATCGATCTCGATCTGCTCCCAATCGCCAGCGCCGCAATCGAGCTTTCCCACTCCCACTCCGAGCAGGCGCAGCTTCCGCGCGGAGTCCCAGTTTGCGACCAAAAGCTGTTGGGCAATTTCAAAGAGGATGTCTCTCTCGTTGGTGATTTCCGGCAGTGAGCAACTGCGCGTGTTATATTCGAAATTGTCGTATTTCAGCTTGAGGATGATGTTTCTGCCTCTGATGTTTTGGGATGTCATACGGGAGACGAGGCGATCCACGAGGCGCTGTAGCTCTCCCATCAGTTCATTGACGTCCGCGATGTCTTTGTCGAAGGTGCTTTCGCAACTGATGGATTGGGGGTCTGATTCGGTGACGATTTCGCGGTTGTCGATGCCGCGCACCACGTTGTAATAGAACATCCCGATCTTGCCAAAGCGTTTGAGCAGGTCGCGGAGCTCCCATCCATAAAGGTCTTTGCCGTTGTGAATGCCCAGCTTTTTCATCTTTGCGGCGGTCACTTTGCCGATGCCGTGAAACTTC is part of the Candidatus Cloacimonadaceae bacterium genome and encodes:
- a CDS encoding phage/plasmid primase, P4 family, with amino-acid sequence MRRIFADYHREIDPSILISSNRADQRIALENLARLKGARFATSNEISDRASYNDMMVKQLASRDEISAKRIYKSVTSFTPSHKLWIRSNHKPAFNVNDGGLLRRICPIPFNVTIPESDRVERYEERLLEEKNAILAWIVEGWIAYREHGMNKPDRVKTALNEYVRECDTLAQFIEENYMVDIAASTPLKSFTTAYNEWLHTNGLRGDQFPPGHGRITKTEL
- a CDS encoding PriCT-2 domain-containing protein codes for the protein MRDERKDLDSSLRWNDGCRACSPVHQFSILNLPFTGSPILNLPFTHSPKEEDYARAEGIVRQLAQIRMDYHDWIKLGMALYAGFGEGGKTLWDMFIDNPHYQDTQREIDKAWRGFRHTRSVTIASLFYIGEKYGC
- the dinB gene encoding DNA polymerase IV is translated as MKKIIHVDMDAYFAAIEIRENPSLKGKCVIVGGSPNSRGVVSTCSYEARKYGVHSGMSSQQAWKLCPQGIFVHSHFHLYKEISAQIREIFHRYTDLVEPMSLDEAYLDVTHNKINEPYAVNIARSIKADIFETTGLTCSAGVSYNKFLAKIGSELKKPDGLSVITPENAEEILFNLPIGKFHGIGKVTAAKMKKLGIHNGKDLYGWELRDLLKRFGKIGMFYYNVVRGIDNREIVTESDPQSISCESTFDKDIADVNELMGELQRLVDRLVSRMTSQNIRGRNIILKLKYDNFEYNTRSCSLPEITNERDILFEIAQQLLVANWDSARKLRLLGVGVGKLDCGAGDWEQIEIDFEP